The following are encoded together in the Kribbella voronezhensis genome:
- a CDS encoding WhiB family transcriptional regulator, with translation MTVNSATIAGQGSSVSRAAVDTSSTMEGAMTGCGARTDIFQHRLMEEPPPASATRRTRERYEQLVREAKALCASCPLFTDCLFSAVAEHDVSGFVAGTTAAQRRSMRNLLDVEVQADDFDQLAGARGTRRPVSHEEVLRLRTQYPNDSLESLAMRLGCSLSTVKRHLRRARRGQSPASKAPRRRPEVSAVLDAFDAVVDQPCQAPRPGTTRVA, from the coding sequence ATGACTGTCAACAGCGCCACGATAGCGGGGCAAGGGAGCAGCGTCTCCCGAGCGGCTGTCGACACATCTTCCACCATGGAAGGGGCCATGACCGGCTGCGGTGCTCGGACGGACATCTTCCAGCACCGCTTGATGGAAGAGCCACCACCTGCCTCCGCCACCCGGCGGACCAGGGAGCGCTACGAGCAACTGGTCCGCGAGGCCAAGGCGCTCTGCGCATCCTGCCCGCTGTTCACCGACTGCCTGTTCAGCGCGGTCGCCGAGCACGATGTCAGCGGTTTCGTCGCCGGGACCACGGCGGCGCAGCGCAGGTCGATGCGTAACCTGCTGGACGTCGAGGTGCAGGCCGACGACTTCGACCAGCTGGCCGGCGCCCGGGGGACGCGCCGCCCGGTGAGCCACGAAGAAGTACTACGCCTGCGGACGCAGTACCCGAACGACAGCCTCGAATCCCTGGCCATGCGGCTGGGATGCTCGCTGTCGACGGTGAAGCGCCACCTGCGCAGGGCCCGGCGCGGCCAGAGCCCCGCCAGCAAGGCCCCGCGTCGCCGCCCGGAGGTCAGCGCCGTCCTGGACGCGTTCGACGCCGTGGTGGACCAGCCCTGCCA